The proteins below are encoded in one region of Methanomassiliicoccus luminyensis B10:
- a CDS encoding MFS transporter, with protein MGRGKKGASPDGKKRSMAFTLVLLFGLVSLFVDVANEGARSIIGPYLGILGASAAVVGIVAGLGELIGYSLRIVFGKLADATGNYWAPIFVGYVINLIAVPALALAGDWQAAAALIMLERIGRAMRCPARDAMLSYSGKKAGRGWAFGVQDALSSVGGMLGPAVVVIVMVLGGGYRIGFEMLVIPLLIAMVVLAHAYRVESVPRKREPARKKAGRGEKFPRIFWIYMGAGVLIAAGYSDFPLISLHVGAYTSVPEGWIPILYAVAMATNAITALLFGRLYDHMGMGPLVMISAIVPAFVPMVFSGDLELILLGMMLYGVGFGAQDSMMRAAVADMAPPGREGYAFGLYNAAFGVSWFMGSVTTGLLYGVSVMAMIALSVGLQLMAIPLFMKVRRGRQEPRPGGAGEPVPQA; from the coding sequence GTGGGTAGGGGTAAAAAGGGCGCAAGCCCTGATGGCAAGAAGCGCTCGATGGCGTTCACTTTAGTTCTGCTGTTCGGGCTGGTCAGTTTGTTCGTTGATGTGGCCAATGAGGGGGCCCGAAGCATCATCGGCCCCTACCTTGGCATCCTGGGAGCCAGCGCGGCCGTGGTGGGGATAGTCGCCGGCCTGGGCGAGCTCATCGGCTACAGCCTAAGGATTGTCTTCGGCAAACTGGCCGATGCCACCGGGAACTACTGGGCCCCAATATTCGTGGGGTATGTCATCAACCTCATCGCCGTCCCCGCCCTTGCTCTCGCCGGTGACTGGCAAGCGGCCGCCGCCCTGATAATGCTGGAGAGGATCGGCCGGGCCATGCGCTGTCCAGCCCGGGACGCCATGCTGTCATACAGCGGAAAAAAGGCGGGGCGAGGCTGGGCATTCGGGGTCCAGGACGCGCTGTCCTCGGTGGGGGGCATGCTCGGCCCTGCCGTAGTGGTCATAGTGATGGTCCTCGGCGGCGGCTACCGCATCGGCTTCGAGATGCTGGTGATCCCTTTGCTGATAGCGATGGTCGTCCTGGCCCATGCCTATCGCGTAGAGAGCGTCCCGCGCAAGCGGGAGCCCGCTCGCAAGAAGGCGGGCCGGGGAGAGAAGTTCCCCCGCATATTCTGGATATATATGGGAGCGGGCGTGCTCATCGCCGCGGGGTATTCCGACTTCCCTCTCATCTCCCTGCACGTGGGGGCGTACACCAGCGTTCCTGAGGGCTGGATCCCCATCCTGTACGCGGTGGCCATGGCCACCAATGCGATCACGGCGCTGCTGTTCGGGCGGCTCTACGACCATATGGGCATGGGGCCGCTAGTCATGATCTCGGCGATCGTCCCGGCGTTCGTGCCGATGGTGTTCTCCGGCGATCTTGAGCTGATACTCCTGGGAATGATGCTGTACGGCGTTGGCTTCGGCGCACAGGACTCCATGATGAGGGCGGCGGTAGCGGACATGGCCCCGCCCGGGCGGGAGGGCTACGCTTTCGGGCTGTACAACGCGGCGTTCGGGGTGTCATGGTTCATGGGCAGCGTGACCACGGGGCTGCTCTACGGGGTCTCCGTCATGGCGATGATAGCGCTCTCGGTGGGCTTGCAGCTCATGGCCATCCCGCTCTTCATGAAAGTAAGGCGGGGAAGGCAGGAGCCGCGCCCCGGCGGGGCGGGAGAGCCGGTGCCCCAGGCATGA
- a CDS encoding UbiX family flavin prenyltransferase, which translates to MRYVVALTGASGMQYGIRLLEELDGDRELIVSEMGKKVLDQETDLDLEDLEAITEAVYEDDDLFAPPASGTHKFDAMIICPCSQSTMAKIAAGIADTLITRAATVSLKEGRKLILVPRETPLNVIMLENELKLARAGAVILPASPAFYQGPAGMEDMVKFVVGKVLDQLGQEHDLFRRWE; encoded by the coding sequence ATGCGTTATGTAGTGGCGTTGACTGGCGCCTCCGGGATGCAGTATGGCATCAGGCTCCTTGAGGAGCTTGACGGGGACCGGGAGCTCATCGTTTCGGAGATGGGCAAGAAGGTCCTGGACCAAGAGACCGATCTGGACCTGGAGGACCTGGAGGCCATCACCGAGGCGGTGTACGAGGACGACGACCTGTTCGCCCCGCCCGCCTCCGGGACCCACAAGTTCGACGCCATGATAATATGCCCGTGCTCGCAGTCCACCATGGCCAAAATCGCGGCGGGGATCGCCGACACCCTCATCACCAGGGCGGCCACGGTGTCCCTCAAAGAAGGGAGGAAGCTCATCTTGGTGCCCAGGGAGACGCCGCTGAACGTCATCATGCTGGAGAACGAGCTGAAGCTCGCCCGGGCCGGCGCGGTCATACTTCCGGCGTCCCCGGCGTTCTACCAGGGGCCCGCTGGCATGGAGGACATGGTCAAGTTCGTGGTGGGCAAGGTCCTCGACCAGCTCGGCCAGGAGCATGACCTGTTCAGGCGGTGGGAGTGA
- a CDS encoding 30S ribosomal protein S19e: MVTVYDVPPEKLIAKAAAQLKQIDTIKVPDWAEFAKTGRHTERAPIQEDWWFTRSASVLRKVYIKGPIGTSRLAAEYGGFADRGSKPNKAVKGSRAIARRCLIQLEQSGLIAKDKKNGRIITPKGQALLDNVAKQVYDEAH, translated from the coding sequence ATGGTTACAGTCTACGATGTCCCGCCGGAGAAGCTTATCGCGAAGGCAGCTGCTCAGTTGAAGCAGATCGACACGATCAAGGTTCCGGACTGGGCCGAGTTCGCGAAGACGGGAAGGCACACTGAGAGGGCCCCCATACAGGAGGACTGGTGGTTCACCAGGTCCGCCTCCGTGCTGAGGAAGGTATACATAAAGGGTCCCATCGGGACCTCCAGGCTCGCCGCCGAGTACGGCGGGTTCGCCGACCGGGGCTCCAAGCCCAACAAGGCGGTCAAGGGCTCCCGGGCCATCGCCCGCAGGTGCCTTATCCAGCTGGAGCAGTCCGGCCTGATCGCCAAGGACAAGAAGAACGGCCGTATCATCACCCCCAAGGGGCAGGCCCTTCTCGACAACGTCGCCAAGCAGGTCTACGACGAGGCCCACTGA
- a CDS encoding DNA-binding protein: MELKTMQDAELEELRRRKMAQLQQSQDAQMQQQVAMAERQKQMEAERQAVMRQILTPEARERLGKVRMAYPDIAAAVEEQLIRLLQMGRIQNQIDDETLKAILRKVSPQKRDIKIERV; the protein is encoded by the coding sequence ATGGAGTTGAAAACGATGCAGGACGCCGAGCTTGAGGAACTTCGCCGCCGCAAGATGGCCCAGTTGCAGCAATCGCAGGACGCGCAGATGCAGCAACAGGTCGCCATGGCCGAGCGGCAGAAGCAGATGGAGGCAGAGCGTCAGGCGGTGATGAGGCAGATCCTGACCCCCGAAGCCCGTGAAAGGCTGGGGAAGGTCAGGATGGCATACCCCGATATTGCCGCCGCAGTGGAAGAGCAGCTCATACGCCTCCTGCAGATGGGCCGCATCCAGAACCAGATAGATGATGAGACCTTGAAGGCAATCCTGAGAAAGGTCTCCCCTCAGAAGAGAGATATCAAGATTGAAAGGGTGTAA
- a CDS encoding 50S ribosomal protein L39e gives MTRNKPTAMKARLMRAEKSNRRVPAWVMMRTNRTVLRHPKRRSWRHAKLKE, from the coding sequence ATGACCAGGAACAAACCCACCGCTATGAAGGCCCGCCTGATGAGGGCGGAGAAGTCCAACCGCAGGGTCCCTGCTTGGGTAATGATGAGAACCAACAGGACCGTGCTCCGGCACCCCAAGAGGCGCAGCTGGAGACATGCCAAGCTTAAGGAGTGA
- a CDS encoding 50S ribosomal protein L31e: MDEKIMNITLKKTKMSPRSKRAKRAVNEVREQVVRHMKAKEDDIWIDHRLNEALWSRGISKPPLRIKVKAVKFEDGLVEVSLPEDSTVEE; the protein is encoded by the coding sequence ATGGATGAGAAGATCATGAACATCACGCTCAAGAAGACCAAGATGTCCCCCCGCTCCAAGAGGGCCAAGAGGGCCGTCAACGAAGTTAGGGAGCAGGTCGTCAGGCACATGAAGGCCAAGGAGGACGACATTTGGATCGACCACCGCCTGAACGAGGCCCTGTGGTCCCGCGGCATCAGCAAGCCGCCGCTGCGCATCAAGGTGAAGGCGGTCAAGTTCGAGGACGGACTGGTAGAGGTCTCCCTCCCCGAAGACTCCACCGTGGAAGAGTAA
- a CDS encoding translation initiation factor IF-6, whose product MLKLSSYDGNPFIGVYCVANESYALAPLDAPEALIDDITEGLGVEVLRASLASSSILGTLVAMNSHGAITSGMVALSEIRPLRTKMTVKRIKDRLNACGNNILVNDNAALVNPDLERTAVKQIKDALGVEVVQGMVAGHKTVGSVCVATNKGVLCHPSTSKAEMEMLRSLFKVPVAIGTLNYGAPVVGACMIANSKGAAVGFRSTPIELGRVEDALNI is encoded by the coding sequence ATGCTGAAGCTCTCCAGCTACGATGGGAATCCCTTCATCGGAGTCTACTGCGTAGCCAACGAGAGCTATGCCCTGGCCCCCCTCGACGCCCCCGAAGCCCTCATAGATGACATCACCGAGGGCCTGGGTGTCGAGGTGCTCAGGGCCTCCCTGGCCTCCAGCAGCATCCTGGGCACTCTGGTGGCGATGAACTCGCACGGGGCCATCACCTCAGGCATGGTGGCCCTGTCGGAGATACGCCCCCTGAGGACTAAGATGACGGTGAAGAGGATCAAGGACCGCCTCAACGCGTGCGGCAACAACATCCTGGTCAACGACAACGCGGCCCTGGTGAACCCCGATCTGGAGCGCACCGCGGTCAAGCAGATCAAGGACGCTCTGGGCGTGGAGGTCGTCCAGGGCATGGTGGCCGGGCACAAGACCGTGGGGTCGGTGTGCGTGGCGACCAACAAAGGGGTCCTTTGCCACCCCAGCACTTCCAAGGCGGAGATGGAGATGCTCCGCTCTCTTTTCAAGGTCCCCGTGGCCATCGGCACTCTGAACTATGGGGCGCCGGTGGTCGGCGCATGCATGATCGCCAACAGCAAGGGCGCGGCGGTAGGGTTCCGCTCCACCCCCATCGAGCTCGGCCGCGTCGAGGACGCGCTCAACATCTGA
- a CDS encoding hydrolase, translating into MPTCTDPEGLSRYLLKRDDAVLLIIDVQDRLAAVMPEKDLTVAATVRLVEGAKLMSVPIIVTEQYPRGLGPTLLAISGALPEHQKFEKLSFSCCGEAGFDEVLDGLGRKSVLIAGMEAHICVLQTALALLGKGHDVHIARDAVCSRVEENKDVALDLMRDAGAVITTSEIALFQLLGRAGVPEFKAISALVK; encoded by the coding sequence ATGCCGACCTGTACCGACCCCGAGGGCCTGAGCCGATACTTGCTGAAGCGTGACGACGCCGTTCTGCTGATCATCGATGTCCAGGATCGCCTGGCCGCTGTCATGCCCGAAAAGGACCTGACCGTGGCAGCCACCGTCCGCCTGGTGGAGGGGGCGAAGCTCATGTCCGTCCCCATCATCGTCACCGAGCAGTATCCCAGGGGCCTCGGCCCCACTCTGCTGGCCATCTCCGGCGCGCTCCCGGAGCACCAGAAGTTCGAAAAGCTCAGCTTCTCCTGCTGCGGCGAGGCGGGCTTCGACGAGGTGCTGGACGGCCTTGGGAGGAAGAGCGTCCTCATCGCCGGCATGGAAGCTCACATCTGTGTGCTGCAGACAGCCCTGGCCCTCCTGGGAAAGGGGCATGATGTTCATATTGCCAGGGACGCGGTGTGCTCCCGAGTCGAGGAGAACAAGGACGTGGCCCTGGACCTCATGCGGGACGCCGGGGCGGTCATCACCACCAGCGAGATAGCGCTGTTCCAGCTCCTGGGGCGGGCGGGGGTCCCCGAGTTCAAGGCCATCTCCGCGCTGGTAAAGTAA
- a CDS encoding MBL fold metallo-hydrolase, with product MKIVWHGHSCFEIRESIGVVTDPHDGKSIGIKPPVARADVVLISHEHFDHNCVRIIKGEPMVMREPGEKTLKGLKVTGIPTFHDKESGDKRGRNTIYVFELDGIRFCHCGDLGHLPSEEQLKAIGTVDILFLPVGGVFTLDGAEAREVVEMVRPRVAVPMHFRLGGLSISIQTVDSFLEGVPDEQVLRVGNEIDFTKEELPVPTEYWVFSQ from the coding sequence ATTAAGATCGTCTGGCACGGACATTCTTGCTTCGAGATACGCGAGAGCATCGGCGTGGTCACCGACCCTCATGACGGGAAATCCATCGGCATCAAGCCCCCGGTGGCCCGCGCCGATGTGGTCCTGATAAGCCACGAACATTTTGATCATAATTGCGTGAGGATCATCAAGGGCGAGCCCATGGTGATGCGGGAGCCTGGGGAGAAGACCCTCAAGGGGCTGAAGGTCACCGGCATTCCGACGTTCCACGACAAGGAGAGCGGCGATAAGAGGGGCCGCAACACGATATATGTTTTCGAACTCGACGGCATCAGGTTCTGCCACTGCGGGGACCTGGGCCACCTGCCCAGCGAGGAACAACTGAAGGCCATCGGAACGGTGGACATACTCTTCCTCCCGGTGGGAGGCGTCTTCACCCTGGACGGGGCGGAGGCGAGAGAGGTGGTGGAGATGGTGCGCCCCCGGGTCGCGGTGCCCATGCATTTCCGGCTGGGCGGGCTGTCCATCTCCATCCAGACGGTGGACTCTTTCCTGGAGGGCGTGCCGGACGAGCAGGTGCTAAGGGTGGGCAACGAGATCGACTTCACCAAGGAAGAGCTGCCCGTCCCCACCGAATATTGGGTGTTCTCCCAGTAA
- a CDS encoding DUF373 family protein → MKTLVLCVDRDDDFGAKAGLNSPFIGREENLNAAMTLGLKDAEDSDINTLFAAICLYDEMTKKGMSVEIATICGDTDVGYESDLVLATQLETVQEVVHPDRVVLVSDGAEDEYIYPMISSRIKVDSVRKVYVKQVPTVEGTYYILIKMLNDDKIRKRILVPISLALLVFGLFALIDPLYKLWNSDPDVSFTSIGLAMIWLVVGMYLFSFAYKAGDKMRVWMDEMGKAVRSGSQLIPFAILSGLLAVLGVLYGWDAATMDPDAELVQQFLLFSSTTLWMWVFAYFAYQVGLFINHWLSKGTVSYTFIIASLTVFAAGFILQGALDATAVFFDYRHYDQVVVILEIAAGFLLAVFGGLLNSSLRGSSEDGDKGAEKGEAAETTE, encoded by the coding sequence ATGAAGACCCTCGTTCTCTGCGTGGACCGGGACGACGATTTCGGGGCCAAGGCCGGCCTTAACAGTCCGTTCATCGGCAGAGAGGAGAACCTCAACGCGGCGATGACCCTGGGGCTCAAGGACGCCGAGGACTCCGACATCAACACCCTCTTCGCGGCGATATGCCTGTACGACGAGATGACCAAGAAGGGCATGTCCGTGGAGATCGCCACTATCTGCGGGGACACCGACGTCGGCTACGAGAGCGACCTGGTGCTGGCGACCCAACTGGAGACCGTGCAGGAGGTCGTGCATCCGGACCGGGTGGTGCTGGTGTCCGACGGGGCCGAGGACGAGTACATCTACCCCATGATCTCATCGAGGATCAAGGTCGATTCGGTCCGCAAGGTCTACGTGAAGCAGGTGCCAACGGTCGAGGGGACGTACTATATCCTCATCAAGATGCTGAACGACGACAAGATCCGCAAGAGGATCCTGGTGCCCATCAGCCTGGCCCTCCTGGTGTTCGGCCTGTTCGCCCTCATCGACCCATTATATAAACTGTGGAACAGCGACCCAGACGTTTCGTTCACCAGCATCGGCCTGGCCATGATCTGGCTGGTGGTCGGCATGTATCTGTTCTCGTTCGCGTACAAAGCGGGCGACAAGATGCGCGTATGGATGGACGAGATGGGGAAAGCGGTCCGCTCAGGCAGCCAGCTAATACCGTTCGCCATACTCTCGGGCCTGCTCGCGGTGCTCGGCGTGCTGTACGGCTGGGACGCCGCCACCATGGACCCCGACGCGGAGCTGGTGCAGCAGTTCCTGCTGTTCTCCAGCACCACCCTGTGGATGTGGGTGTTCGCCTACTTCGCGTACCAGGTGGGGCTGTTCATAAACCACTGGCTGTCCAAGGGCACGGTGTCATACACGTTCATCATCGCTTCCCTGACGGTGTTCGCGGCGGGCTTCATACTGCAGGGGGCCCTGGACGCGACCGCGGTGTTCTTCGACTACCGGCACTACGATCAGGTGGTTGTGATCCTGGAGATCGCGGCAGGCTTCCTCCTGGCGGTGTTCGGGGGCCTGCTGAACTCCTCGCTCCGCGGCTCCTCCGAGGACGGGGACAAGGGGGCCGAGAAGGGCGAGGCCGCCGAGACCACGGAGTAA
- a CDS encoding 6-hydroxymethylpterin diphosphokinase MptE-like protein codes for MDFSEWEPYYREIVSQLHYSVAEDERAARVLAQAAVGKTLCSPACLAQKIGPEVTVCGCGLDLEDALRSSEPRGTLIAADGATSVLLHQAGRVPDIIVTDLDGAVEDQISANAQGAIVIVHAHGDNVPAIERFMPWFTGRVVLTTQARPLPTVRNFGGLTDGDRAVMLARHFGAKRIHLLGFDMSEPREKKGRDPAVKKEKLKWARKLIWDLNPPGVELSSP; via the coding sequence ATGGACTTCTCGGAGTGGGAGCCGTACTATCGGGAGATCGTGTCGCAGCTCCATTATTCCGTGGCGGAGGACGAGCGGGCGGCGCGGGTGCTGGCGCAGGCCGCGGTCGGCAAGACGCTGTGCAGCCCGGCCTGCCTGGCCCAGAAGATCGGACCGGAGGTCACGGTGTGCGGCTGCGGCCTCGATCTGGAGGATGCGCTGCGGTCCTCGGAGCCGCGGGGCACCCTCATTGCCGCCGACGGCGCCACCTCGGTCCTGCTCCACCAGGCCGGGCGGGTCCCCGATATTATAGTCACCGACCTGGACGGAGCGGTGGAGGACCAGATCTCCGCCAACGCCCAGGGCGCCATCGTGATCGTGCACGCTCACGGGGACAACGTCCCCGCCATCGAGCGGTTCATGCCCTGGTTCACCGGGAGGGTCGTCCTGACCACTCAGGCCCGGCCCCTTCCTACGGTCCGCAACTTCGGCGGCCTTACCGACGGCGACAGGGCGGTCATGCTCGCCCGCCACTTCGGCGCGAAGAGGATACATCTGCTCGGCTTCGACATGAGCGAGCCGAGGGAAAAGAAGGGCCGGGACCCCGCCGTGAAGAAGGAGAAGCTCAAGTGGGCCCGCAAGCTGATATGGGACCTCAATCCTCCCGGGGTCGAGCTGTCGAGCCCGTGA
- the cutA gene encoding divalent-cation tolerance protein CutA has protein sequence MTRASTVLVTYPDEGTAAKISRELVDRRMAACANIFPVRSIYRWKEEVLDEPEVAVIYKIASSDFEAFKDAVVRLHPYEVPCVVRYDIAEGHAPYLEWITGSTARPRED, from the coding sequence ATGACCCGCGCATCCACGGTCCTGGTCACATATCCCGATGAGGGGACGGCGGCGAAGATCTCAAGAGAGCTGGTGGACAGGAGGATGGCGGCCTGCGCCAACATCTTCCCCGTCCGGTCGATCTATCGCTGGAAGGAGGAAGTGCTGGACGAGCCGGAGGTGGCCGTCATCTACAAGATCGCGTCCTCTGACTTCGAGGCCTTCAAGGATGCGGTGGTGCGCCTGCATCCCTATGAGGTGCCCTGCGTGGTCCGCTATGACATCGCAGAGGGCCACGCCCCCTACCTCGAATGGATCACGGGCTCGACAGCTCGACCCCGGGAGGATTGA
- a CDS encoding ABC transporter substrate-binding protein, which produces MASLVLVAVMVVASLGSVLLLGKGGDTPSASFAASKTSVSVGETVQFDASGSKAPSGTILSYVWNFGDNTRVTTSGPLIDHTYSIPGAIIVGLTITTDKGTYATSDVVRITVNPSTADAANDSAPVASITSSIELAGNTLAPGASAIFDGKNSYAYTWNGTGFEADGAAITGYAWTFGDGGEASGISATHSWSQTDIYGVVLTVTKEGSVNTTSQSMVSVWVKSSSLLPLTRADTFVKATNAEPRTVDPAVCTDTAGGEIIQNAYQTLVWYDGASATELRPVLATNVPSLEDGTISDDGLVYTYHIRTDVKFHSGNILTPEDVEYSLERVLLMGQAPAWILAQFVVPDWSTGTPVTPAQADAAIEVEGNDVIITLVRPYPAFNYVMATTVTSIVEKAQVEAHGGVEAGETNAWMSRNDAGTGPFTLAEWVPNQYVRMDRFDQYWEAPASLKHVFIKQVKDLGTREMMLFSGDADTAYIDRQHASDVAGRTELKSVVGLPSFSINFVGLNQNIVASDLNVGVPSDFFSDVHVRRAFAYAFDYASFINDYMLGTASQPNSAIPEGMLHYNASLPVYQLDLEKAREELRQASDGKGGNYFDAGFTISIYYNVESPERRAQCDLLKTGLEAISDRIEVNVVALSFSSYYSHLLANHFSAFIGAWQSDYADPDDNVLPFYHIGGTYAAAVGLDNETLSGMAKQASETLDYYERQQLYDAIAMSSYENAYYIFTSQPDVFHVERAWVQGYHYNPMHMGLYYYALSKG; this is translated from the coding sequence TTGGCATCGCTCGTCCTGGTGGCCGTTATGGTCGTGGCGAGCCTGGGCAGCGTCCTTCTGCTGGGCAAGGGGGGCGACACTCCCTCGGCGTCGTTCGCGGCCAGCAAGACCTCGGTGTCCGTTGGCGAAACGGTGCAGTTCGACGCCTCCGGCAGCAAAGCGCCTTCCGGGACGATACTTTCATATGTATGGAACTTCGGCGACAACACGCGGGTCACCACCAGCGGGCCGCTGATAGATCACACTTATTCCATTCCCGGCGCCATAATCGTCGGGCTCACCATCACCACCGACAAAGGCACATACGCGACCTCTGACGTTGTCAGGATCACCGTCAACCCGTCCACCGCGGACGCGGCCAACGACTCGGCCCCGGTGGCGTCCATCACTTCCTCCATCGAGCTGGCGGGAAACACTCTGGCCCCCGGGGCCTCCGCGATCTTCGACGGAAAGAACTCCTATGCATACACCTGGAACGGAACCGGCTTCGAGGCCGACGGGGCGGCCATCACCGGCTACGCTTGGACGTTCGGGGACGGCGGAGAGGCCTCCGGGATCAGCGCTACACACTCCTGGTCCCAGACGGACATATACGGGGTGGTGCTCACGGTGACCAAGGAGGGGAGCGTCAACACCACCTCGCAGTCGATGGTCTCGGTGTGGGTCAAGTCCTCCTCCCTTCTGCCGTTGACGAGGGCCGACACCTTTGTGAAGGCCACCAACGCCGAGCCGAGGACCGTTGATCCGGCCGTCTGCACCGACACCGCCGGAGGGGAGATAATCCAGAACGCGTACCAGACCCTGGTATGGTACGACGGGGCCAGCGCCACCGAGCTGAGGCCGGTCCTGGCGACCAACGTCCCCAGCCTGGAGGACGGGACCATATCCGACGATGGGCTGGTCTATACTTACCACATCCGCACTGATGTCAAGTTCCATTCTGGAAACATCCTCACCCCGGAGGATGTGGAGTACTCGCTGGAACGGGTTCTCCTGATGGGGCAGGCTCCCGCCTGGATCCTCGCCCAGTTCGTGGTGCCGGACTGGAGCACCGGCACCCCGGTCACCCCGGCCCAGGCCGACGCGGCCATCGAAGTGGAGGGGAACGACGTGATCATCACCCTGGTGAGGCCATACCCCGCGTTCAACTACGTCATGGCCACCACGGTCACGTCGATAGTGGAGAAGGCCCAGGTGGAGGCCCACGGGGGCGTCGAAGCGGGAGAGACCAACGCTTGGATGTCGAGGAACGACGCAGGTACCGGGCCGTTCACCCTGGCGGAATGGGTCCCCAATCAATATGTGCGGATGGACCGGTTCGACCAGTACTGGGAAGCCCCCGCCTCGCTGAAGCACGTGTTCATCAAGCAGGTCAAGGACCTTGGCACCCGCGAGATGATGCTGTTCTCGGGCGACGCCGATACCGCGTATATCGATCGCCAGCACGCCTCTGACGTGGCCGGCCGTACCGAGCTGAAGTCCGTGGTGGGCCTTCCTTCGTTCAGCATAAACTTCGTCGGACTTAACCAGAACATCGTGGCCTCGGACCTGAACGTGGGGGTGCCCTCCGACTTCTTCTCCGATGTGCACGTGAGGAGGGCGTTCGCCTACGCCTTTGACTATGCCAGCTTCATCAACGACTACATGCTGGGCACGGCGTCGCAGCCCAACAGCGCCATACCTGAAGGGATGCTGCACTACAATGCCTCCCTCCCGGTGTACCAGCTCGACCTGGAAAAGGCCAGGGAGGAGCTCCGGCAGGCCTCCGACGGGAAAGGCGGCAACTACTTCGACGCCGGGTTCACCATAAGCATCTATTACAACGTGGAGAGCCCGGAGCGCCGGGCGCAGTGCGACCTGCTGAAGACGGGCCTGGAAGCCATCAGCGACCGGATCGAGGTCAACGTGGTGGCGCTGTCATTCTCCTCGTACTACAGCCACCTGCTGGCGAACCACTTCTCCGCCTTCATCGGGGCGTGGCAGAGCGATTATGCCGATCCCGACGACAACGTCCTGCCATTCTACCACATCGGAGGCACCTACGCCGCCGCGGTCGGATTGGACAACGAGACCCTGAGCGGCATGGCAAAGCAAGCCTCGGAGACGCTGGACTATTATGAGAGGCAGCAGCTGTACGACGCCATCGCCATGTCCAGCTACGAGAACGCCTACTACATTTTCACCTCCCAGCCGGACGTGTTCCATGTGGAGCGGGCATGGGTGCAGGGCTATCACTACAATCCCATGCATATGGGCCTGTACTACTACGCGCTGTCCAAGGGATGA
- a CDS encoding ABC transporter permease has translation MRISVYIARRLLLMVPVLFGLSIFIFSLTRIGGDPAYAYVTEGMSAAQIDAIRETYHLNEPLHVQYVYWLNGVVHGDWGVSPTNGYLPVTDSIAMFFPATLELALFAIVIAVAVSVVMGTRSAVKKDRAFDHATRLATLASISVPIFVLALGLQYVFYYQLHLLPATGRYDEFLFMMHSSGYHEYTGLRLVDALLNGDAELFWDALKHIILPATALGLGTAAALTRIMRVSMLEVLSLDYIRTARAKGLEEGAVVRDHARRNALIPTVTMSGMLFASLLGGAVLTEWIFAWPGLGYWSASAIAGSDSVSVVGFVMFFAIVFVIVNLAVDILYAFLDPRMELR, from the coding sequence GTGAGGATCAGCGTCTACATCGCCAGGAGGCTGCTGCTGATGGTCCCGGTCCTGTTCGGGCTGTCGATATTCATCTTTTCTCTCACCCGCATCGGAGGGGACCCAGCCTACGCATACGTCACCGAAGGCATGTCCGCGGCGCAGATCGACGCCATCAGGGAGACTTACCACCTCAACGAGCCGCTGCATGTCCAGTACGTCTACTGGCTCAACGGGGTGGTGCACGGGGATTGGGGCGTTTCCCCCACCAACGGGTATCTTCCGGTCACGGACAGCATCGCCATGTTCTTCCCCGCCACGCTGGAGCTTGCGCTCTTTGCCATCGTCATCGCCGTCGCGGTGAGCGTGGTCATGGGGACCCGCTCCGCGGTCAAGAAAGACCGCGCCTTCGACCACGCCACCAGGCTCGCTACTCTGGCCAGCATTTCAGTCCCCATCTTCGTTCTGGCGCTGGGGCTACAGTATGTCTTCTACTACCAGCTGCACCTGCTCCCCGCCACCGGCCGCTACGACGAGTTCCTGTTCATGATGCACTCGTCCGGCTACCATGAGTACACCGGGCTCCGCCTGGTCGATGCCCTGCTCAACGGGGATGCCGAGCTGTTCTGGGACGCCTTGAAGCACATCATCCTGCCAGCCACCGCCCTGGGGCTGGGGACCGCGGCCGCGCTGACCCGGATCATGCGCGTGAGCATGCTGGAGGTTCTGAGCCTCGATTATATACGCACCGCCCGGGCCAAGGGGCTGGAGGAAGGGGCCGTGGTCCGCGACCATGCCCGGCGCAACGCCCTCATCCCCACGGTGACGATGTCGGGGATGCTGTTCGCGTCCCTGCTGGGCGGCGCCGTCCTCACGGAATGGATCTTCGCGTGGCCCGGGCTGGGGTACTGGTCCGCCAGCGCGATAGCGGGCAGCGACTCCGTTTCCGTGGTGGGCTTCGTGATGTTCTTTGCCATCGTGTTCGTGATCGTCAACCTTGCCGTGGACATACTGTACGCGTTCCTGGACCCCCGGATGGAGCTGAGGTGA